GAATGGTTATTCAGTTGTCCTGATTGTGGTGCCACTGCTTTCTCATTCATGGCCGCTCATTATGttccactgagcagcagctgagtCAACTAGTGGTGAAGTCTaagacaaaatacacacacacataaaccaaGAAACACACCTGTCCTCCCAAGGCAGCCCTCTCCATATGTGTCTCCTCTGACCTGGCCATTAGAAACAGCATTTATCCTGGAAATAAAGACACAATCGACAGTTGTACACTGGCAGCTGTTGTCCATGTTCCATGCCACCTGCCTGACCATGACATGAAAATGCCAGGAACCTCTTCTTTTTATTATCCATGTTATTATTACCATTACCTATTATATCTTTtactaaacacatttttaggCCTTTTTGAGGTGCAAAACCTCACAACACTTTGCACCCATGCTTGAGGGTGTGGTACATTAGCTCAAGTCCACCTTTAAATTACATGTAGATGTATAAAATTTGGTAGGCATGTGTAACATCTCaagacttaaaaaaataacaggAGTGCTAATCTAGAATTGTATCTGACCAATAGCTGACCTTCATGAACCAACTATCAAAGCAGAAATAactttcataaaaaaaatatctttttaccATATTGCTGCATACTGTCATTGTATTCTGACAGGGCAGGTAATCAGCTTCCCTTAAAGACAACACGCACAGAGAAGGAGctattctgctcctctgctctttgtAATCACACATAGAGCTGATCGTGAACAATAACCTCATGAATTTGTAATGTATGGCAtccacccccacctctctgtgtctctgtctaccCAGGGCTTCTGCAGAAGGCTGGCTCACTTTTTCCATAAGGTGGGGTTTCTTTTTACATATGCAGTACAGTTGTTGTTCTATTTAGAGTTTGATGTTACCGGGGTGTCCATTTTCATGCTGCACTGCGTCCAGGAATTGAACCACGTGCACTCAGTTTCTCACTCCATCTCTGATAATTTCTCAAGACAAACAGATCTACAACCTTGTCTAGCACTTACATGAAGAAAGCTATAGTGGAGAAGACACCGCATGTGTGGAATGCATGATTCATCTCATCCTGGGTTGGATACGTCACTGCTGCATCAATCATGATCCACCAGCCAGTGAAGAACTGGGAAAAGAGAGAATATAGTGTTTGAGGTTTGACATTTGAGGCATCAGAATACATGAGATGCGGTTCCCTAAGCTGACTCTCTTATATTCAATGCTGGGGGGGGGCCTCGGGGAGAAGAGGGAGCACCGGGAACAGGGGACACAAATGGCACAGTCCTTATGATCACATCAACAGACGTGGAGGAAGAAACTATTTTACATATCCCAAGGTATTGGGGGGCACTGTACTGAACCAATTTAcaatatttacacatttcttcatttatttttaaatgtatagtTCTCCTGAATCTGCCTCATCTACCACTAATTTCCTGTACATGAAAAGATTGGAAAGTCCCCATAAAACAAATAGAACATGAAACAAAGGATAGCAATTCAGCTGTTCTTGAGAAACTCAACAAGAAGTTGGGTACCTTCCACATATGGCATGCTGGCAAAGTTTCATTTCACACATTGCGGAATAAACAGAAATTAGCTACATTTGATGTCATCGCTTTAAGCTGCGGACATGACGGTCAGTATGTTTTGTACATTACATTTACTAATAAAAAATGAGGAGAGATAAAAAAGGTTTGCAGAGTGTGTATTCTGAACAACTAGGAACTAGATATATACTTATTAAGCtcccagtctgtgtgtgagctgtatGTTGCACTAACTTTACCAGCAGACTCCTCATACTTGCTGGATGGCCagggaaataaaatcaatgaatcaatcgACTACCACTGTTGACTTCTTCCCATGGAACTGacgaaaaaacaaaaatggagctTTTCCAAAACGGTTACCGGAGCGTGTACATCTTAAAAAGCTTGATGTTTGTTGTAATTAGTACATCAACAGGTTACATACGAACACTGCTGATTTCTTCCCATGGAGCTGACATGAAAACTATTTTGGTTCAGtacatttcagctgtcagtcagcctggtGAATGCAGGTCGACCTgctctgcaggagctgctgctgacagaaatCCAAATGCAAGCAGCTGTATATGGAAAATGGAGTGAGCGTGGATTAGATGATAGTAATTACTCAAATACAATACGGTAATGCAAATCCATAATACCAGCACTAAGGGGGGCTCAGGGTAGAATTTGACCTGAACAGTCTGGGGAAATTAACCTATAATTATTATTCatggtgtgcatgtgttgcatACCTGCTGTAACAATTTGATAAGAGGGAGAGTCAGTCCTTTAAGTCTATCGTCATTACTAAAGGCACAAAAAATACAATTCATTGAAACAAAGCACTGAGGAAATTAGATGAATATGTGCATTTTTGGAATATTTGGATTTTTGTCATGTTGGTGACTTTTCTGACAGAGGCCTTTGGATCACAACAACACTATGGTGAATTAACAACTTCATTTTTGCTTCACAGAAATGACTGTGATAAAGGTTGAACTGGGATCGTCCTGAGGCATTTCTAtctgatgaagagcagcagaggatggagaTGCTGTCAAACTTAGTTTAATTCTAAATGTTAGCAAAAACACTTTCATCCATTTTTTCACTTGGATTCTAAATGAACACTGAACCCTGAGATTCTGTCCGGCTCAACGTACTCAGAGTTGACTGAACAAACTCTGATTAGCTATTCTGGAACCAAAAACTGAGTTCCCCTTATAAGAGTTAGTTAAGTCAGAGTTCAGGTTAGGCTCAGTGTTCGTTAAACCTGCTTTCTGAAACAGAGCCTCGACATCCACTAAGCCAAATGTTTACAAAGGGCCTCTAGCATCATAAAGAAATCCCTCTACTCCTCTTATATTGGGGCGgctgtggttcagtggtagagtgggttgtccctcaatcagaaggtcgggggttcgatccccagctcctatgggtcaacatgtcgaagtgaaccccaacttgctcctgaagcatggcttcagtgtgtgaatgagtatgaaagaatagtcctGTATGAataatgggtgaatgaggatgtgatgtaaagcgctttgagtagttgaaataactagaaagatgttatacaaatacagaccatttataaACTGTTCTTTCATCTAAAGAATTTTAGCTCTTTTATTACAACCATGCATCCATACAACTGTTATTGTCAAGCTGGTTTTATACTTTTTAGGTCGTTTATGCCCTACAGCTGAAGAAATTATACATCAGTTCAACTGTATTTGTACAGTTGAAATGACAAATTTCTAACTTAAACTAACAGTAACAGCCACTCAACCTCATGATTTTGACAATCTTTCCCtttacatacactcacacagccacactcAATATTCCTGCTGCAACActatttttttgtctctgaCAAGACGCACTGACCAGAACTCCAGCGACAATAGAGGCCACAGcattcctcctctccccccagTCGATGCATTCCCACTCTGGCCAGCGGAAGTTATCCAGGAAGCCAGCCATCTGCAGTCAGTTTTGTGTCCACTCGCTCGTTTTTGGATTCTTCTCTGCACAGACGAACCAGTCCTCCTCCTGACCCTTATGTGTCAAACACCTGCTTCACACCCTGTTCTTCACAGACTGCAGGCTGCTCTGCTTCTGGCTGGGATCAGTCACTCAGTCAAAGTTGCCTGTGGAGgatgcacacattcatgacTTAAAAACATCTTCTACACACAAGTTTTGACCTTGTGTAGCCGCGGGTTTCCCCGACATTGAAATGAGAAACTGCTGAGCTTCAGGGGGGGGTCTCTCAAGAAATAAATGAACCGCTCATACATGGACTGTCGTATTAAATTTAACTTAATAATTTGGTTATTTATTGTTGGCTTGCTTGGTTGGTTAGGGCAGCATAACTTCTTCTAACCTCTTCTCATATTTCCGTTCGACATTGAGTCAATCTAACAAGCAGTTTCATGTCTTAACTGACTAATCGGTTGATGCTGATGAATGCATTCCACCAAATGAAGCCATTATGACCGGTGTTTCAGGTTAACAAGTGACTATGCTGCAGCTCTTGAAATCAGGAAATCGAATGCGTAGCTGTCCATGTGAATGCCTGTTTGATTAGCTCTCATCACAATGTCCAAACATCTGATCTGATTCCACTTTAGAGCCGGCACTTGTtaaagatgagataagataagataaacctttattcgtcccacattggggaaattgcCGAAACACCGGCACTACTAACGTTAACTCCACTTAGGACCATTCTAAACGTATTCACACACTGAACGCACTTCAAGTGATACATAACTACCAGGTCACTTGTATTCAATCTCAAGAATTGAAGAACGAATGTTATTCAATTAAAGGCGCATACCTGTAGATAAGCATTTAGTGCTATAAGAACTTAGCTGCCACTGAGTTTTCTATTACTACAAACCGAGGAAAGTGAACAGAAAAACGAGAATCCAGTCAATAGCTCAATTACGCTAGCTCTAACGTTAGCCTGACAATACTGTTGCTACCATTAGTAGAGCTCGTAAATAGAAGCGCCATTAAATAAAGATTATCGATCGTCTGCTCTTTGACCCGCACTGTAGGTGGCTTAATagaaggaacacacacatgcacacacctttCGTGGGTTGAGTTACAGCTATATTAATGCTAACAGTAGCAAACATAGCGTTACTCGTTCAGCTGAATCTGCGGCTAACACTTAGCAAACATCAAGCATGAACGTACTGACGTTCAACTTTGTTATCGTAGGCAACTTAGTTAGTTGTAACGCATCAGGAAATGTTTTGCATGTAGGACTACGTGCCATTGCCCACCTTGTCAAGAGTCCGAGATAGCTTTCAGTTTCCATTGAAAGGCTGATATTTggtactttttttcttcttcgccgtcttcttcttcttcttctttacatTTAATGGCAGTTGGCAACCAACGCAACGGTGCATTACCGCCACCAACGCCTGACCGCCACTGCAAGCATTCGCTCCTAAATCCTAAATCCTAAATCCTTACTCATAATATTTCGAAAACAAAAGTACAACCAAATCCATACGATCAGGTTTTAACCAGTCAGTGATTttaacacataaatatatactgCTTGTATGGTTTTTCCACCAAATAGAATAATTACCTAATTATCTTGTTTAAGTAAATGGCTGCCAGTTCTCTTCCTTGTTTTACCAAGAATCTGAAATCTCAACCACAGATTACGGCCATTTTTCTACTTTCCCAATATCCATTTTTAACTTCCTCACAAAACATCTCTTCATCTTTTCTGAAGGACCTcataatatgaaaaaaaaaaatcaaataatccTATGATGTCTTCTGTATTCAAAAACACGTAGAAGGCTAAATATACTTTGTTAGACTAACTATACGTTCTCAATAGTAATTCTTTGTTGAATTGAGTAATAAGTCTTTCTTCATCTAAATAGCTCTCATTTAATGCCAACTTTCCATAGTTTAAAAGGTACCTTGTGATCTTTTTCACTATTACTAGTGCGAAACGGCAATGTTTGCATTAGTGTTAATCCTGTTTGAGTCTTCTGCATGCACATTAGAACTGACATGACTGATTAGATACACTCTAATTGTTTTATGCTGCTCCATTAATTGATAAGTCGGAACAACATGCCACAAACAGCCTGTCCTTCctctgaaaacaacaacaggggcCACTGAAAACGCTCATATATGTTATTTTGGGAGTTACTGGAAATCTATTCTGTTGCTGTGGTATGAGGATGTGTTggccaataaataaaacaatatgttgcaaatggaaaaatattcaaaatattttaaaaatcagctTTGCTAATGTTAAACAGggaggaaaatgcaaatgagaggttaaaaaaaaaacctaattagCAATACAGTATGCATCTCGTTCTTTTTTTTGATAGGAAGATCAcatataatttgtttttctattcTACTTATTTCTTACCTTTCAGTACATATTTGTACCATGAGGTGATAGCTTATGctaatgtaaaaacacattttttaaaagtgctgtgaaaacaattcaattcagttgGCTTTACTGGGATGAAAGTTTTAGAAACAAAGcatcaaaaaatacaaaaagcaaaatacaatTGTTCAATATGTAATGAGcgggacattttacagttggTTGCTCAGTGCTTTGTTGTGGACAAACTAATAGTAAGTAAAAATGTAAGTAATAAGTGCTACTGAGACTAGCTCAAACATATCATATAAAAATGGTGTTTCTTAATTGCAATTAGTCTTTTCTTATATTTTCTGATCTATCTATCAGTCCAGTGATTCTCCTGAGCCCACTCCACACTTTGGAATGTGCATTTCAGTATCAATGTAAAATGTTAGTCTAAGTCTATTTGAAGGCAATAAAAGCATGAACTTCTTGAGACACATGCTAAGTCAAGGATGATACAGTTTTCCCCACAGATTCTGTTCCACATTTCCATTGTGACAGCAGTATATTGTTGCTACAGTGACCTGCTGATATCGTAGCCCTCATCGCTTTTAAATGCCAATCCAATATGGACTTCCTGCTGGGTAATGATACAATCCATTTTTCAGTCAGACTGGAATAGAaaggtgatttttaaaaaaacattcctTTGATGGGGCCCTGTGATTGACGGGCAACCAGTCCAGAGTTCCGCCTCTCGGCCAAAGTCAGCTGGgtttggctccagccccctgcgccccttaaggataagcggtgtagacaaTGGACGGATGGATTTCTTTAATGGAAAAATGACTAATGTGTTTGTGAAAGCTCAAGATCCAAATGAATCACATTCTTTAATTTGGTCACTTGTTTTGAATGACTATGACTCGCTTAAGTCCTTAAATATGCCTGAACTCTGTGACATTCGTGACTGTTTTACAATAAcattgtctttctctcttcagtTTCATGATTCGTGAAGTAATGTAGGACAGAAGGGACTGTGAAAAAATCAGTTTAGTGGGGAGGTGGGCTGAaccttttgtttcactttttaaaaagcaagtCTGCTCCCTTGAATTTCTTCACAGAACATACATTTTGACAATGTGCACCAATATGGGTCAGAGTTATACCAAATGTATAGCACAAGCTGTCAGATGTGtataaaacatcttttaaagTTAAAGCTGAAAGAAAATACGAGCATGATGCAGGAAAATGAACACCCTCTGCTGCTTTCCCAAAATAGTTACGCTATCCTCATTTcagcaacagaaaaatcacacaaCCCTCCCCCATGTCTAAACCCCTTCCCCCGTGGTAATATGTGCATGGATAATAGAATCCATGCAGACCCCAAAGGTTAAGAGTTCTGAGTTGCTCCTGTCTACAAATATTGACTGAGCTGGTATTGATCACAGGACCAACAAAATATACAGATGCATTTATAAAAGACGGGAAGACGGCCTCTGGTAAATTCCACTCGTACAGATTGActtctctgtccttttgtcAGAGCAGAAGGGGTGGGTCAGGTTCGTCAGGGGAGGGCTCAGCTTGTTATTGAGGAAGAGATCCAGTTGCAGATGACAGCAACAGTGCTACcacagataaaaacagcttTGCTCCTGATACAACACTGAGGCTACACTTTTAATCTGGGCCCACAAATCTACAAAGCTGAGAGAAATGGTGTGACTGATCATCAACGGTGAGTCCTCGCTGTTTTCAAATCCACAGTTTtggcattttgtgtttaaatcaGTAATGCCAAAACTGATTGCGCTGGGACTTGAGTTAAAGATCTAAtagcaaaaacacattcaaaatattgattatagcaaAATATTGTTTGGTTCTGCTTTGTGAAGTATCAGAATACTTTACTAAAGCAGAGTTACCTACGCTGTGTGGCAAGTAAAAGCAACAGATGACGGAGAGGAATGCTTTCGTTGGTTGTCAGAGTGACTCAGCATTTTTCCGTCAGTGAGTAAAGGCTTTCTTATCCTGGGTTGCCAAAGGTCAGTCAAATCTCAtgagcaagacagagagacaacaacattttatgacagtgttttgtgtgtgtgtgtgtgtgtgtgtgtgtgtgtgtgtgtgtgtgtgtgctgctgctccagagaGCTTTTGGCTCTGGGAATTTcgattatttattcattttatccCGTGAACGTTTCTGTTGTTCTTCTCCAATGTTCGGGGGTTTGTGAATGCCAAACATAAAAGTCAGGGAAACATCATTTCAGTGCAacttcaatacattttttaaatttcttatttatttctaacCCCATAATAAAGTATACTGCACTGGAACAGGTTTTGTGAGTTTGACCATCATGGCTTTGCTTTGGTCCAGCCATAAAGCGGCGAGAAGGGGCACATGGCTAAGCAGCAAcaatacacactgtacacagtaAGATGGTTGTggttaaaaacagaatttaaaaatgGCTTTACAGTAATCTATTTCCATGGACTGTGACCAATCTGAGTTTGATGAGACCATGCGTGGCTTCCCTGAAAAAATAGACCACACATGTATTTTTAgcggagcagagcagagagcagcttctGAGACTCCTCTAAAACACATCGTGGCACACATGGCAGAATCACAAGCACTTAATTAGAGAGGCCGTGATCAGCTCCAGCCTACCTGCTTTACTCCGTTTACTcaacaaattatattttttcattattttgcacTGGCctgcacaaatgaaaaataacttgTACTGTGAGGAATTTATAACAAACACTAAATGAAGGCTTGTGTGCTTTCcagcaataacaaaaaaaactttgaacacacagaaaccatCTTGGACCATCTTACAAACTCAAAGCATGTGAGATTTTCTCACCCTCTCAAGTATTCCTGAACCAAAACCCAACTACAAAGATTAAAGAGTTAATTAAAAGTTAAACCTTCGCTGGACACTGTAAACCTTTTATTGGCTACATCATATCAGTACACCATCAACTAAACATTCCAGACTGCTCATTGCCGCAAGTTCCAGCATTTTCAACAGAAAGAATTCAAAGGAAATAAACTCGTCCTCAGTGACCAGTTTCCACATCATAGTGAATGGACACCACAAAGTCCTGAACcccagagcagagagaaaataacaagCAAGCAACCAAACTAAATAGTGACGGTCAACTCTTCCACATTCCTAAGATAACACCGTGTCCTCATCCTACTGTATGAATACATTGTTACACACCAATGATATCATGTATTCTTTTGATGCACATGCTGCGATAAAGAAAAGAATACatccatatactgtatgtcacacTTGTATAAACTGTATAATATACTGACTAATTAATGACCACCATGTCAAATCAAACTTCTTAAAGTGAAAGTTTTGTTCTTCCAACtgcatttataatatttttcgACGCAGCCATGTCATGTGATCTGCTACGTCAGTACACTTTAACAACAAACATTATTTGGACCACTACAGAAAATTCAGGCGAACATTTAATATTCAGGAATTTACGttctactgactgactgatctgTGTAACAATGTGTCCATAATTGAGCACACTGACCAGACAGGTTGTGTCATATACTAGATATCTTGTCTTGTTTCTTCCTCAACCagttctctctttctttctcctgcaCCTGGGGATAGCTAAGAGCAAAACACCATCCtttaaacacagcacacactgcatCCCTTTGCTTCTCATCATCTGACATGTGGCAGTTgacacctgcagcacacaccACATGCACGATCGAATAGCTGAATTACTGTGTTACGAAGTCATCACAAGGAATGTACTCATATTTGATCGGCCAATGCAGGATGACAACACATTGTGTAATAGTAAAAGCTGAGCCAGGTTTCTGGATGACTTTTTTCTGGAGCATTCTAGGTCAGTCAAAGCAATCCAAGAGAGTGGGCAAGCTCTGCAAACACCTCAGaccaacccagtctcacagaagcTCAGACATAATGTGGATAATGCTTGTGATGGCACTGCCGTTATGCTGTGTACAGTattcatatctttttatttcacaCCTTTCTATTACATGTCTATGTCAACTCTTTTTCTGCATGTATTAGTTGAGCAGTAATGTtgcacaaaatgtgaaaatcaaaaTCCAACGTGTGGAAAGAAAGGACTTTAACCCCACAGCTCCGTCAGTGCTGGACTGCTGCAGAACTTCTACTGACagctttatgtttttctttttctagccTGCAGGTATGTGGTGCAGAAGATCCAGGCTGCAGTGAGAGGCGAGGCGCAGCCGAAGAAAACTAGCACCACAGCATGTAGCCAGGAAAAAGGTGGGTTTATGCCTTGTACTACATCCTACATTACTACAGTGCCAAGTGAGCAGGGAGCACAACACTGCTCAGACATGCAGCACCCTGGAAATTCTGGCAGTAATCTCCACAAATTCACAACTCTCTTCATCAGTAAATGGCTGgcagtattttacatttttgctgttgTCAACACAGCCCATGAAAAGGCCGAAACCAGCGTGACTCACTTATGTGCTTTCAATAGTTTTTGGATAACAATAGAATTCTATAGCATAGAGGAAGAAAATATCAGGTTTTGGCTCCACAAGCAATACCTGGTAGAATCAGCTGAGAGCTCACTACACACCTCAGCCAAAGTGGTCAGAGGcaagaaaagataaaaaggaCACTTGTCCAAGATATTGTCAAACACATAGTTTGTCTTCTTCCCTAAAGCTTTTTGTtctgtaaaagtaaaacatatccttgaaaatacaaacaacaaagaatACATGTAATATCTGTTCTGCTTGTCCAACTACATTTTACTGTAGTAAGCTGTTAGACAGAAGTGACAGTCTGatcttacattttgttttataataCTGTATAATATCATACAGAACTAGCCTAATGTTTTATTATGGTCAGTGGGGTCTGTGTGGGGTCCCATTCTCTTACCGCAGGTTTATCATTAAGTGTTATACCTGAGTGGATCTGAGAGGATCTGGTCTCTCTCCTAGCTCATATATATTGAGTTGGATCTTTGATATCTCAGACAAAAACGGTGGGTGTGTATAGACTGAAACGAATTTCCTGAATTTCCCCATCAGAGTCCAGATCTATCATTTTGGACACACGAAGACCTCTAATGCAGTGCTCCTGAAACAAATTTTCATGTAGGACTTTTTAGACAGAGTTCGCAATGTTGTAATTTCAGCAAGCAAAATAGACCTTTGCTGGTTTTTGTCTACCACTGTCTGAAATTAGACTTATACTTAACTAACAAAGCTGTTAGCCCCTGGCTAAGACAGCTGTTACTGCTGCAATCCTTGCACATTCCAAAGTGGGCTTACCCCGACTTGAGTCCCAGGTTTGTTGGCCCTGCT
This region of Pempheris klunzingeri isolate RE-2024b chromosome 10, fPemKlu1.hap1, whole genome shotgun sequence genomic DNA includes:
- the LOC139208506 gene encoding transmembrane protein 50B, translating into MAGFLDNFRWPEWECIDWGERRNAVASIVAGVLFFTGWWIMIDAAVTYPTQDEMNHAFHTCGVFSTIAFFMINAVSNGQVRGDTYGEGCLGRTGARLWLFIGFMMMFGSLIASIWILFGAYVVQKKEVAPGLAVFFQNAFIFFSTLIYKFGRTEDLWG